From a region of the Zingiber officinale cultivar Zhangliang chromosome 4B, Zo_v1.1, whole genome shotgun sequence genome:
- the LOC121975922 gene encoding polyol transporter 5-like, with product MGENKEGGEQLSSVEKMAAPPKQGHNMYAMGCTMLASLASILLGYDIGVMSGAQKFIQKELHISDTQVEILLGILDLFSLVGSFSAGFTSDWIGRRYTIVLAAAIFFAGALLMGFAMNYAFLMFGRLVSGIGVGYALMIAPTYTAEVAPASSRGFLSSFPEVFINVGILLGYISNYAFSHLRQSLGWRFMLGVGAIPAVFLGFGVLAMPESPRWLVMRGRLGDAKEVLEKTCDSSEEAQLRLADIKRAAGIPEECNADVVEVTKKNRDNSGAWRELLLRPRPSVRRVLIAAMGIHFFQQASGIDSVVLYSPRVFEAAGIKSDNAQLGTTVAVGFTKTLFILVATFFLDRVGRRPLLLGSYAGMIVSMAGLGIGMTAVGRHGDGGHQLQWAVALSISSTLAYVTFFSIGAGPIAWVYSSEIFPLRLRALGAAIGVAVNRITSGVIAMTFLSLSKAITLGGSFFLYSGMSAVAWVFFFTFLPETRGRTLEEMPKLFGEKKKTAAPEKGKEDTTGVEMVNDGN from the exons ATGGGGGAAAATAAAGAGGGTGGAGAGCAGTTGTCGTCGGTGGAGAAGATGGCGGCTCCGCCTAAGCAAGGCCACAACATGTACGCCATGGGCTGCACCATGCTCGCCTCCTTGGCCTCCATCCTGTTGGGATACG ATATCGGAGTGATGAGCGGAGCTCAAAAGTTCATACAGAAAGAGCTCCACATCAGCGACACGCAGGTGGAGATTCTCCTCGGCATCCTTGATCTCTTCTCTCTCGTCGGTTCCTTCTCCGCCGGATTCACCTCCGACTGGATCGGCCGCCGGTACACGATCGTCCTCGCGGCCGCCATCTTCTTCGCTGGCGCGCTGCTAATGGGCTTCGCCATGAATTATGCTTTTCTCATGTTCGGCCGCTTAGTCTCCGGCATCGGCGTTGGATATGCGCTTATGATCGCCCCCACGTACACCGCCGAGGTCGCCCCTGCCTCCAGCCGTGGCTTCCTAAGTTCCTTCCCGGAGGTCTTCATCAACGTCGGCATTCTCCTAGGATACATCTCCAACTACGCCTTCTCCCATCTCCGGCAATCCCTCGGGTGGCGATTCATGCTCGGCGTTGGTGCCATCCCGGCGGTTTTCCTCGGCTTCGGCGTGCTCGCCATGCCGGAGTCGCCGAGGTGGCTCGTCATGCGTGGCCGCCTCGGCGACGCTAAGGAGGTTCTCGAGAAGACCTGCGACTCGTCGGAGGAAGCTCAGCTCCGTCTCGCAGACATCAAGCGGGCAGCCGGAATCCCGGAAGAATGCAACGCAGACGTGGTGGAGGTCACCAAGAAGAACAGAGATAACAGCGGAGCCTGGAGGGAGCTGCTGCTCCGGCCGAGACCGTCGGTGCGCCGTGTGCTGATCGCCGCCATGGGGATCCACTTCTTCCAGCAGGCGTCGGGGATCGACTCTGTGGTGCTGTACAGTCCCCGGGTGTTCGAGGCGGCGGGGATCAAGTCTGACAACGCGCAGCTGGGGACGACGGTGGCGGTGGGGTTCACTAAGACTCTCTTCATCCTGGTGGCGACCTTCTTCCTAGACCGCGTGGGGAGGCGGCCGCTGCTTCTGGGGAGCTACGCAGGGATGATCGTGTCGATGGCGGGGCTGGGGATCGGGATGACTGCGGTGGGCAGGCACGGCGATGGAGGGCACCAGCTCCAGTGGGCGGTGGCGCTCAGCATCAGCTCCACGCTGGCCTACGTGACGTTTTTCTCCATCGGCGCGGGGCCCATCGCGTGGGTGTACAGCTCGGAGATCTTCCCTCTGCGCCTGCGGGCGTTGGGGGCCGCCATCGGGGTGGCCGTGAACCGGATCACCAGCGGCGTCATCGCCATGACCTTCCTCTCGCTCTCCAAGGCCATCACGCTGGGGGGCAGCTTCTTCTTGTACTCCGGAATGTCCGCGGTGGCATGGGTGTTCTTCTTCACGTTCTTGCCGGAGACGCGGGGCAGGACGCTGGAGGAGATGCCGAAGCTCTTTGGGGAGAAAAAGAAGACGGCGGCGCCGGAGAAGGGGAAGGAAGACACTACAGGAGTCGAAATGGTGAACGATGGTAATTAG